In the Telopea speciosissima isolate NSW1024214 ecotype Mountain lineage chromosome 6, Tspe_v1, whole genome shotgun sequence genome, TCATGAATAAAGGCATGCAAAACTCATTTTGATTTTAAATCTTTGGAATTCTTAGTCTTTGTTAAAGTTCAACAGGCAAAATGAAATTTCAGAGAAGGGAAGATGGTTAGCTGTTAACTTATACCGTATATGGGATCCTACTGAGATTGGGAGCACCAGAAGTTACAGATATGGGGCTGATCGGTGGAGATTCTAATCCTAGACCAGCAACTTGGGCTGTAATTTGTGCTGACACACCTGACTGAAGCATCAAACATAAGCAACATTACACTATGACAGTGCAAATAAAAATCAGTTTCAATTGACGATTCCACTTTATCAGAACTAATTAACATGACCATGAGAGTAAGTTTTCTCCCTTGATGAGTATATAATGAGAGAATTACCTTCTCTGAGGCTTCATTAGTACTTGTAAGGGGCAAAACTGGTGCAGTTTGGGAAGCTGGATCCTGTATATCCAATACTTCAAAATCATAATTTGAAAGTTCAAAACAGATATAAgggtaggttttttttttttccagggtttggggtggggtggggtggggggagggagggtGGGAGATAGTTTCAGGACTAAAGCTACTGAAATTCATTAATGAAGGAATAAGGAATTACTACATTTTTAATGGCCACATCGAAAAGGCTTGATCGACGCTTCCTCTTATTAGATAAAGCCTGCCTGAGAAAATATTTCTGAGCATGGCTAGCAACTTGGGTCGGTGTTCTGGTGGTCACAAAGTTCTTTGAAATTCCTCTCCAGTCACCTTTCCCAAGTTTCTCTAATCCTGCTAGGAAAGTTCGGTGTTCTTCCTCTGTCCATGGCACCCCTGTGGAAAAGAAAGGAATTAGTGTTTGGTAAGAAAAGTAGAGAACACACAATCCCCATCAACATTTCAAacaagaaggaaggagatgaaAAGTACCCAAGTTTAGAGGGGAAAGGTTCTCAAGCTCTCAAAACAATTCAATTTCCTTTCAAAGGATCGTATCCTACTCCATACAAATACACACTTAAAATAATGACTACCCAAATTCCTCCACTATCTCTCCTGCCATTGATTGGGAAACAGAAACCAATCATAAGCAAGAACTTAAACCAAATGCTTCTGCATCATCATATAATTATTCATTTAAACCCAATATCTGGTGAAACTTAGTCAAAATATTTGATATTTTCTGATATTATTTGTCCATTATTGCAGGGAGCTAGGTACAAAAGGAGGAAGCTATTACTTCTGAATTCACATATCAATCTTTGCTTCTAGGTTCTAAATTGTCCAAGCTAAAATTTTTAGGTGCTTTGCTTCTCAATTTCATTTCTGTTTCACCACATCTGAGAAACACCAATTCTTTCCAAAACTTGAAGAACTAGGTACAGGAATGTTTCTTAATCAAACAATAACTGGTATTCAATCCTGACTCTTGAGAATTGAAATATAAACAGAAAATCTAGTTATGCATGTAACCATTTATTTATGTTTGATGAAGATTGATCGAAATGAGGTTGAATTGTCTGATGAAGATAGGAGTGGGTGGAATTCATTCTATCATATTTCCAAATATGTAGTCTACGTTAAAATCAAATTAATGCAAAGCTTGAAACTCTAATTCTCATATGAAAAATTCCAGGATGCCGATTGAAGAACACAACATGAAAACCTTTCCATGTTTAAATTCACTCAAGAAGTCATAAAAAAACAGAGGTTTTCTCCAAAACCCATGAGAACCACAATCAAAAGATAAGAAATATGAAGAACAAAATCAATAAACACTAGAGAGATTTTAAGGGATGAAACAAAGAAGTACCCCTTTTCCTTTCCTGTGTGGTGGCTCTTCTTGTTTGAACAGGTCCATCTGATAAATACCCAGGATCAGAAGACCCCTGATCAACTGGGCATGTCCTCAAATTCTCCATACTCAAGCTCTTCTTCAtactttcttcctcttttttcaaAATCCTTACACCAAAAAGCTTCATCCCAGCCTTCTCATTGCATGTCCTTGAGTTATGTCCATTGTTTCCACAGTGTGAACACTTCCTGCTTGATTCCTTGGCCATGCCcatctccccctccctccctcaccTCCTCCTTTGTGTCTCTGTTTCAACAGAGACAAATCGAGAATATAAGAATATACAGAACGAAGAAAGGGGGTTTCGtttatctttatatatatatagtattcGGTTACCAGAACAGCCATATTTGGGTTACAAATCTCTTGAGTTTCCATTGTCGTTCGAAGATCTGAGAACCCGGCAATGTCGTAAAGCGGCAAAACTGCCATTACGCGGATTACCGAATTAAGCTGTTTTCCATCTTCAATCTCAGTTATGGCATTTCATGTTTGCTTCTTTAAACGAAATTTGCCCCTTCTATTTGTTCGaatatccatttttttttttggtaatctgTTCGAATATCTAGAAACCCCCGAACCCACCTAGAATATTGTTGTCCATTTCAGTTTTCTTCAAACATTTTTAGTTCTTGCTATCTCCGAAACTGATTTTACAGTTGGTTTATGGTATTcgataaaatgaaaaatccaaaTATAATCATTTCTAAAAATTTACTATTTATATaagaagaaagttttccttcactccGTGGGTGAAAGGTAAAGGTTCACCACTTCAtcctaagattttttttttcttttttgataaaacTTCATCTTAAGATTCACAAACCCCTACATGGTTTTAGTATAAATCTAAATATACCCTCCTGATATCCTCTACCACCCATATTTCCCATTCATTGTAAGAATCGCTATCCT is a window encoding:
- the LOC122664920 gene encoding probable transcription factor At5g61620 isoform X3 — protein: MGMAKESSRKCSHCGNNGHNSRTCNEKAGMKLFGVRILKKEEESMKKSLSMENLRTCPVDQGSSDPGYLSDGPVQTRRATTQERKRGVPWTEEEHRTFLAGLEKLGKGDWRGISKNFVTTRTPTQVASHAQKYFLRQALSNKRKRRSSLFDVAIKNVDPASQTAPVLPLTSTNEASEKSGVSAQITAQVAGLGLESPPISPISVTSGAPNLSRIPYTAGFGGMRLNYPAVKIVPTVSYIPVMNYPNQGYTYRPKAHNSLAACALIPSQLPINPIPQLPQCVSQTDPGASTTVNTDLGLSVTPPQPPDRDKLSAQTSNFGGAIRVI
- the LOC122664920 gene encoding probable transcription factor At5g61620 isoform X2 is translated as MGMAKESSRKCSHCGNNGHNSRTCNEKAGMKLFGVRILKKEEESMKKSLSMENLRTCPVDQGSSDPGYLSDGPVQTRRATTQERKRGVPWTEEEHRTFLAGLEKLGKGDWRGISKNFVTTRTPTQVASHAQKYFLRQALSNKRKRRSSLFDVAIKNDPASQTAPVLPLTSTNEASEKMLQSGVSAQITAQVAGLGLESPPISPISVTSGAPNLSRIPYTAGFGGMRLNYPAVKIVPTVSYIPVMNYPNQGYTYRPKAHNSLAACALIPSQLPINPIPQLPQCVSQTDPGASTTVNTDLGLSVTPPQPPDRDKLSAQTSNFGGAIRVI
- the LOC122664920 gene encoding probable transcription factor At5g61620 isoform X1, producing MGMAKESSRKCSHCGNNGHNSRTCNEKAGMKLFGVRILKKEEESMKKSLSMENLRTCPVDQGSSDPGYLSDGPVQTRRATTQERKRGVPWTEEEHRTFLAGLEKLGKGDWRGISKNFVTTRTPTQVASHAQKYFLRQALSNKRKRRSSLFDVAIKNVDPASQTAPVLPLTSTNEASEKMLQSGVSAQITAQVAGLGLESPPISPISVTSGAPNLSRIPYTAGFGGMRLNYPAVKIVPTVSYIPVMNYPNQGYTYRPKAHNSLAACALIPSQLPINPIPQLPQCVSQTDPGASTTVNTDLGLSVTPPQPPDRDKLSAQTSNFGGAIRVI